The proteins below are encoded in one region of Acetoanaerobium noterae:
- a CDS encoding YbaK/EbsC family protein: protein MSVQSVREFFKSNNLDYKIYELEESTATVELAAKAHNVEPAMIAKSMALRLKERYIIIVTAGDAKLDNKKFKDEFKEKIQFLKGDEVPEITGHPVGGVCPFGLKENFDVYLDESLKRFDFVFPAAGSANTSIKIAPDNLKDITNAAWISVSK from the coding sequence ATGTCAGTTCAAAGTGTAAGAGAATTTTTTAAAAGTAATAATCTAGATTATAAGATATATGAACTTGAGGAGAGTACTGCTACTGTTGAATTAGCAGCGAAAGCTCATAACGTAGAGCCGGCGATGATTGCTAAGAGTATGGCTCTTAGGTTGAAGGAAAGATACATAATTATTGTCACAGCAGGAGATGCAAAGCTAGATAATAAGAAATTTAAAGATGAATTTAAAGAAAAAATTCAGTTTTTAAAAGGTGACGAGGTACCAGAGATAACAGGTCATCCAGTTGGAGGAGTTTGTCCTTTTGGGCTTAAAGAGAATTTTGATGTTTACTTAGATGAATCATTAAAACGTTTTGATTTTGTATTCCCAGCTGCAGGCTCTGCAAATACCTCAATAAAAATTGCTCCAGATAATCTTAAAGATATAACAAATGCAGCTTGGATATCAGTTTCAAAATAA
- a CDS encoding EAL domain-containing protein translates to MKKRGYNKHNINHFKVMVLPLMITAIAIFVGNILTYVYNNIMIAFFVSILAIVTFLWSQNKNIIMPIKRLEHGINKIDLSNNLSYRLPIHRKDVFYSISLAINAILNKTEELFHKIKDNEEALMSSNDEIMAAYEQLRASQIELETKYSEIEQYSQELEKLKSHIEHMAYNDELTNLPNRRSFMEKLSSELESKKEGAIIFLDIDNFKAINDTLGHVHGDELLNRVAYRLKLLLGANAFISRFGGDEFLILISDIDKESVENLANSIHDIFDESFLLNNNKINVDFSMGITFYPKDSSDINQLIMNADTAMYQVKASGRNHFKFFDLEMIESIKEKVKIETKIREALKNDGFVLHYQPQIKVDALSIYGFEALLRFKNDTLSPAVFIPIAEESGLIIEVGRWVTNEAILQLYDWKERHINLKPISINLSTKQIMDKGYIEFLRAGLEKYAIPPEFIEIEITESILLEKTEKTIEFLNELKQVGVKIALDDFGTGYSSLSYLTFIPVDKIKLDKSLSDKFLELTNIKVMDSLISLAHSLELEVIAEGIEDLEQYRRLRVGKCDYIQGYLFGKPIEVNEADKIYDSNLSYVIA, encoded by the coding sequence ATGAAAAAAAGGGGATACAATAAACATAATATAAATCACTTTAAAGTAATGGTATTGCCTCTTATGATTACTGCTATAGCCATCTTTGTTGGAAACATATTGACCTATGTTTACAATAATATCATGATAGCTTTTTTCGTAAGTATCCTTGCAATAGTAACATTTTTATGGAGCCAAAATAAAAATATAATAATGCCTATAAAAAGACTTGAGCATGGTATTAATAAGATAGATTTAAGCAATAATTTATCTTATAGGCTTCCAATACATAGAAAAGATGTTTTTTATAGTATTTCACTTGCAATAAATGCTATCTTAAACAAAACAGAAGAATTATTTCATAAGATAAAAGATAATGAAGAAGCATTAATGAGCTCCAATGATGAGATTATGGCTGCGTACGAGCAACTTAGAGCATCTCAAATTGAGCTTGAAACTAAATACTCTGAAATTGAGCAATATAGTCAGGAGCTAGAAAAATTAAAAAGTCATATAGAACATATGGCTTATAATGATGAGCTTACTAATCTTCCAAATAGAAGAAGTTTTATGGAAAAATTAAGCAGTGAACTCGAATCTAAAAAGGAAGGCGCAATTATTTTTCTTGATATAGATAATTTTAAAGCCATAAACGATACTCTAGGACATGTACATGGAGATGAGCTCCTTAATAGAGTTGCGTATAGATTAAAGCTACTACTTGGAGCGAATGCCTTTATATCTAGATTTGGAGGAGACGAGTTTTTAATCTTAATAAGTGATATTGATAAAGAATCAGTAGAAAACCTTGCGAATTCTATACATGATATCTTTGATGAATCATTTTTGCTAAACAATAATAAAATCAATGTGGATTTTAGCATGGGGATAACTTTTTATCCAAAGGATAGCTCAGATATAAATCAGCTTATAATGAATGCAGATACAGCTATGTATCAAGTGAAAGCATCTGGCAGAAATCACTTTAAATTCTTTGATTTAGAAATGATTGAGTCTATAAAAGAAAAAGTAAAAATTGAAACAAAAATTAGAGAAGCTCTTAAAAATGATGGATTTGTCCTTCATTATCAGCCTCAAATTAAAGTAGATGCGCTTTCAATTTATGGCTTTGAGGCTTTGCTTAGATTTAAAAATGACACCTTATCCCCTGCTGTGTTTATACCTATAGCAGAAGAATCAGGACTTATAATTGAAGTTGGTAGATGGGTGACAAATGAAGCTATTTTGCAGTTATACGATTGGAAAGAAAGACATATTAATCTAAAACCTATATCTATTAACTTGTCAACAAAACAAATCATGGACAAAGGCTACATAGAATTTCTTAGGGCAGGTCTTGAAAAATATGCGATACCTCCTGAATTTATAGAAATTGAAATTACGGAAAGCATCTTGCTTGAAAAAACTGAAAAAACAATTGAATTTCTAAATGAATTAAAGCAAGTAGGTGTAAAAATAGCTCTGGACGACTTTGGAACAGGGTACTCATCTCTTAGCTATTTGACTTTCATACCTGTGGATAAAATTAAATTAGATAAATCACTAAGTGATAAATTTCTAGAGCTTACAAATATTAAAGTTATGGATAGTTTGATTTCGCTAGCACATAGTCTTGAGCTGGAGGTAATTGCAGAAGGTATTGAAGATTTGGAGCAATATAGAAGACTTAGAGTAGGAAAATGTGATTACATTCAGGGTTATCTTTTTGGAAAACCAATAGAAGTAAATGAAGCGGATAAAATTTATGATTCAAACTTATCATATGTAATAGCATAG
- a CDS encoding DUF342 domain-containing protein, with the protein MTTIFEDNNLCVFLKEINGKSEVWLIVKNHSTPLNYFDSICRDFPRIKISNFISLKKAFDEPNVSVCIGEYKPKYLVSASKDEMYAYIDINMTQSEIESCNINIIKTEIIKALNEAGINEGIDLDEISEDMESFARLTVAKGIEPVSGKDAKITYFQLSEKKPTIKSDGKVDNYEMNLIDKIERGGWLGEKTLPTLGQPGKTVFGKTVIAKPGRDYMLKFDAKSVDEVVEEGKIILAAKFDGAVKFEHGKIGVHNHLVIDENVGYSTGNIDFDGYVTIHGVVEDLFSVRATKDIFIKGKMGIGAVGTIHSINGDISILGGVNGKKKAKLIAGRNVYVKYVNEAEIEAKGEINIGLYAYESILKGDKVILSPDKGKVVGGEIQAKHLVSANTFGNSMEKATKIQVKGFDRNKVNEELDVIKVNFNETIAKANRLKRELEILELNQENLSEKDEFTYKGMLLTYENLIDEINKLNYDFKKLEEFLRTKGEGEVKILGSAYPKTVLDIKNLQKVINKTMSGSFYVKDNSLHLTQT; encoded by the coding sequence ATGACTACCATATTCGAAGATAATAATTTATGTGTATTTTTAAAGGAAATAAATGGGAAAAGTGAAGTATGGCTAATAGTAAAAAATCACTCGACTCCGCTTAATTATTTTGATTCTATATGTAGAGATTTTCCTAGAATCAAAATATCTAATTTTATTTCCTTAAAAAAAGCTTTTGATGAACCGAATGTAAGCGTTTGCATTGGCGAGTATAAACCAAAGTATTTGGTTAGTGCTTCAAAGGATGAAATGTATGCCTACATAGATATAAATATGACTCAGAGCGAAATTGAAAGTTGTAATATAAATATAATTAAAACTGAAATTATTAAAGCACTCAATGAAGCTGGAATTAATGAGGGAATAGATTTGGATGAGATTTCAGAGGATATGGAGTCGTTTGCTAGATTAACCGTTGCAAAAGGGATAGAACCAGTAAGTGGAAAAGATGCAAAAATAACTTACTTCCAGCTGAGTGAAAAAAAACCTACGATCAAAAGCGATGGTAAAGTAGATAACTATGAAATGAATTTAATAGATAAAATTGAAAGAGGAGGCTGGCTAGGTGAAAAGACATTACCTACTTTAGGTCAGCCAGGAAAGACAGTGTTTGGGAAAACAGTAATAGCAAAGCCAGGAAGGGATTATATGCTGAAATTCGATGCTAAATCAGTAGATGAGGTAGTTGAAGAAGGGAAAATAATTCTTGCTGCTAAATTTGACGGAGCTGTAAAGTTTGAACACGGGAAAATTGGAGTGCATAATCACTTAGTTATTGATGAAAATGTAGGTTATTCTACTGGAAACATAGATTTTGACGGATATGTTACAATCCATGGAGTAGTTGAGGATTTATTTTCAGTAAGAGCGACTAAGGATATTTTCATAAAAGGAAAAATGGGAATAGGAGCAGTGGGAACAATACACTCCATTAATGGAGATATATCTATTTTAGGAGGAGTAAATGGAAAGAAAAAGGCTAAACTCATAGCAGGTAGAAATGTATATGTCAAATATGTTAATGAAGCTGAAATAGAGGCAAAAGGGGAAATAAACATAGGTTTATATGCTTATGAAAGCATATTAAAAGGAGACAAAGTGATTTTATCTCCAGATAAAGGTAAGGTAGTAGGAGGAGAAATACAAGCTAAACATCTAGTATCTGCAAATACCTTTGGAAACTCTATGGAAAAGGCTACTAAAATTCAAGTTAAAGGATTTGACAGAAATAAAGTAAACGAAGAGCTCGATGTAATAAAGGTAAATTTCAATGAGACCATAGCAAAAGCAAATAGATTAAAAAGAGAGCTTGAAATTCTTGAACTGAACCAGGAGAATTTATCTGAAAAAGATGAGTTTACCTATAAAGGAATGCTTTTAACTTATGAAAATCTAATTGATGAAATCAATAAACTAAATTATGATTTCAAAAAACTAGAAGAATTTTTAAGAACTAAGGGAGAAGGCGAAGTCAAGATTCTTGGCAGTGCATATCCTAAAACAGTACTAGATATTAAGAATCTTCAAAAGGTCATAAATAAGACTATGTCAGGATCTTTTTATGTAAAGGATAATAGTCTTCACTTAACACAAACATAA
- a CDS encoding tRNA threonylcarbamoyladenosine dehydratase has protein sequence MKKEFQRLGLLFGEEKVDLLANKHVAIFGIGGVGSYAAEAIARSNVGKITLVDFDDVDITNINRQIPALSSTVGQKKADVMKRRIEDINPDCTVIVLGKKYLPENREEFFIEDYDYIVDAIDIITSKIDLIVEAKTRNIPIISSMGMGNKIDPTKIKIADIYKTHMCPLAKVLRKELKARNVKKLMTVFSEEPPLKPVITISSESKKVVPGSTGFVPSVAGLIMASKVISDLLDI, from the coding sequence ATGAAAAAAGAATTTCAAAGATTAGGATTACTTTTTGGAGAAGAAAAAGTGGATTTATTAGCTAATAAACATGTGGCTATTTTTGGCATAGGTGGAGTAGGAAGCTATGCAGCAGAAGCTATTGCTCGAAGTAATGTAGGAAAAATAACCCTAGTTGATTTTGATGATGTGGATATTACAAATATAAATAGACAAATTCCTGCACTTTCGTCCACTGTAGGACAAAAAAAGGCAGATGTAATGAAAAGAAGAATTGAAGATATAAATCCTGATTGCACAGTAATAGTACTAGGCAAAAAATATCTGCCTGAAAATAGAGAAGAATTTTTTATAGAAGATTACGACTACATTGTCGATGCAATAGATATTATTACTTCGAAGATAGATTTAATAGTTGAAGCAAAGACTAGAAATATACCTATTATATCATCTATGGGAATGGGCAATAAAATTGATCCTACAAAAATAAAAATTGCAGACATATACAAAACTCATATGTGCCCACTTGCAAAGGTACTTAGAAAAGAATTAAAAGCTAGAAATGTTAAAAAGCTCATGACTGTATTTTCTGAAGAGCCGCCACTAAAGCCAGTTATTACTATAAGCAGTGAGAGTAAAAAAGTAGTTCCAGGCTCTACAGGCTTTGTACCATCTGTTGCAGGACTTATTATGGCTTCTAAAGTCATTTCTGATTTATTAGATATATGA
- a CDS encoding nucleotidyltransferase: MITTAFIVEYNPFHNGHKLHLEKSKQITNATHCIGIMSGNFIQRGGPALFDKWHRAALAVKNGVDLVIELPVLFASQSSEIFAKGSISILNQLNMVDNLVFGSESNDVESLLMASELLANESELLSNSIKENLKLGIPYPKARENALKAISKVDLSTTSNDILGLEYTKQLILQKSSITPHTIKRTGSTYNSLDLVGQICSATAIREQLKTTLDINLQNFVPLPTYAMLEELVKLDKIIHDESFFEFIRYNIICNLDRLSDIFDVNEGLHNKIYKAALTSSTLDELASSIKSKRFTYTRIKRILFNILLEITKSDMNIIINTTSPAPYVRVLAFNQKGTELLNLMKKTSSIPIINKVSAFTPETELQRISFNYDTKATRIYNLINRTSKKAFDLGSNLDQDYYKSPVFIK, encoded by the coding sequence ATGATAACGACAGCATTTATAGTAGAATACAACCCTTTTCACAATGGACATAAGCTTCATCTTGAAAAATCCAAACAAATAACTAATGCCACCCATTGTATAGGTATAATGAGTGGCAATTTTATTCAAAGAGGTGGCCCCGCTCTTTTTGATAAATGGCATAGAGCTGCTTTAGCTGTGAAAAACGGAGTAGATTTAGTAATCGAATTGCCAGTTTTATTCGCTTCACAGTCCTCAGAAATATTTGCAAAAGGTAGCATTTCAATACTTAACCAGCTTAATATGGTAGATAATTTAGTCTTTGGAAGCGAATCAAACGATGTAGAAAGCTTATTGATGGCATCTGAGCTTCTTGCAAATGAAAGCGAGCTTCTAAGTAATTCAATAAAAGAAAATCTCAAATTAGGAATCCCTTATCCAAAAGCTAGAGAAAATGCTTTGAAAGCAATATCAAAGGTGGATTTGAGCACTACCTCAAACGATATTTTGGGGCTTGAATATACTAAGCAGCTTATACTACAAAAAAGCTCAATAACACCCCACACTATTAAACGGACTGGAAGCACATATAATAGTTTAGATTTAGTAGGGCAAATTTGCAGTGCCACAGCAATCAGGGAGCAGCTTAAAACAACTCTGGATATTAATTTGCAGAATTTTGTTCCTCTGCCTACCTATGCTATGCTTGAGGAGCTTGTTAAGCTAGATAAAATAATTCACGATGAAAGTTTTTTTGAATTTATACGCTATAATATAATTTGCAATTTAGATAGATTAAGCGATATATTTGACGTAAATGAAGGACTCCACAATAAAATTTATAAAGCGGCTCTTACTTCTTCTACCTTGGATGAGCTTGCCAGCTCTATTAAAAGCAAAAGATTTACTTACACGAGAATTAAGAGGATTTTATTTAATATTTTGCTAGAAATAACTAAAAGCGATATGAATATTATCATAAATACCACTTCACCAGCTCCATATGTTAGAGTTTTGGCTTTTAATCAAAAAGGAACTGAGCTTCTTAACCTCATGAAGAAAACTAGCTCTATTCCTATTATAAATAAGGTTTCCGCTTTTACACCTGAAACTGAGCTTCAAAGAATTAGTTTTAACTATGATACTAAAGCTACTAGAATTTATAATTTAATTAACAGAACTAGCAAAAAAGCTTTTGACTTAGGTTCTAATTTAGATCAAGATTATTATAAATCTCCTGTCTTTATAAAATAA
- the coaD gene encoding pantetheine-phosphate adenylyltransferase: MAKIAVYPGSFDPITNGHIDVIKRASKVFDHLIVAVLVNDSKKSMFTLDERLDILKHSIDNLDNVSFDSFSGLLVDYCKEKQLSAIVRGLRAISDFEFELQMAQMNRQLYDETETVFFTTSEQYSYLSSSLVKEVAKFGGKIDGLIPDYAIMKMKQKLSRGE, from the coding sequence ATGGCTAAAATAGCAGTATATCCAGGGAGTTTTGACCCTATAACAAATGGGCATATTGACGTTATAAAAAGAGCGTCAAAGGTTTTCGATCATCTGATAGTTGCTGTTTTAGTAAATGACAGTAAAAAAAGTATGTTCACTCTTGATGAGAGACTAGATATATTAAAACACAGTATAGATAATCTAGATAATGTAAGCTTTGATAGTTTTTCAGGGTTACTTGTGGATTATTGCAAAGAAAAGCAATTATCAGCAATAGTAAGGGGCTTAAGAGCTATTTCAGATTTTGAATTTGAGCTACAAATGGCTCAGATGAATAGACAACTATATGATGAAACTGAAACAGTCTTTTTTACTACTAGTGAGCAATATTCATATTTAAGCTCAAGTCTAGTAAAGGAAGTTGCGAAATTTGGCGGAAAAATTGATGGACTTATACCAGATTATGCTATAATGAAGATGAAGCAAAAGTTGAGTAGGGGGGAGTAA
- the rsmD gene encoding 16S rRNA (guanine(966)-N(2))-methyltransferase RsmD — protein sequence MRVIAGKARGKKLLSPQTDKIRPTLDRVKESLFNIIGFEIRDCSFLDLFCGSGAMGIEAISRDADKVYFVDRDSSSIELTQKNIESCKFDSTKYKILKADAFEALNSLANKGIKFDYIFMDPPYGFLDIDKIIEKISQLDLLNSGGLLIAETDIDDSISEEIGKLNKTREKKYSITKLSFYERTEHNG from the coding sequence ATGAGAGTTATAGCTGGAAAGGCAAGAGGAAAGAAGTTACTATCTCCTCAAACGGATAAGATAAGACCTACTCTAGATAGAGTAAAGGAATCACTGTTTAATATTATCGGTTTCGAAATTAGAGATTGTAGCTTTTTAGATTTATTTTGTGGAAGTGGAGCCATGGGGATAGAAGCAATCTCTAGAGATGCAGATAAAGTTTATTTTGTAGATAGAGATTCTAGCTCTATTGAACTCACACAAAAAAATATAGAGTCTTGTAAATTTGATTCTACAAAATATAAAATACTAAAAGCAGACGCATTTGAGGCATTAAATTCGCTTGCAAACAAAGGAATAAAATTTGACTATATTTTTATGGATCCGCCTTACGGATTTCTAGATATAGATAAAATAATTGAGAAAATATCTCAGCTCGATTTATTAAACAGTGGAGGGCTTTTAATTGCAGAAACAGATATTGATGACTCTATATCTGAAGAGATAGGAAAGCTAAATAAAACTAGAGAAAAAAAATATTCAATAACCAAATTATCGTTTTACGAGAGGACTGAACATAATGGCTAA
- the recG gene encoding ATP-dependent DNA helicase RecG produces the protein MKSRLDLEIDIIPGIGPKKKTVYNNLGIKTIKDLLMHYPMRYEDRRHFKKIADVHFEEKVCIEGKIISVDLKKPKKNMVILRICIYDNTQKAFLTVFNNPYIQSQLTIGRTIKAYGTAKRINGICNLSAPEIDFDNYSKKTGIIYPVYPLTRGLFNDEIIKSIKWVLQSLNIKELEYLNSKYRQQLRLCELDDAIKNIHFPKDPLLIKVAKFRLVFDEFFLLNIGLSSIKHGLVKEPGIKHESSEETKSKIEAFVEELPFELTKAQSKVMQEITRDMASHKPMQRLVQGDVGSGKTVIAMIAAYYAYINGYQCALMAPTEILAKQHYNNFLDIFKNTNAEIRLLTGSTTAKNKRIVYEELLNGSCDIVIGTHALIEDKVKFNNLSLVITDEQHRFGVRQRSKLLLKNHLTVDMLVMTATPIPRTLAFILHGDLDISVIDQMPSGRKPIKTFASKKQEANKVYDFAKQEIALGRQIYIVCPLIEESENLDIQAANELFETLSESVFKGYKLALLHGKMKAQEKQEIMDAFSSGRIDVLISTTVIEVGVNVPNSSVMIIQDAQRFGLSQLHQLRGRVGRGEYQSYCVLLYEGKNKYIEQRMKIMQNSNDGFEISQKDLELRGPGEYFGTRQHGLDNFKLADISKHISILNLAKAFVDEVMNEDPELKNEENKAIKIELDKRFNKLMG, from the coding sequence ATGAAATCAAGACTAGATTTGGAAATAGATATAATTCCAGGGATAGGGCCAAAGAAAAAAACTGTTTACAACAATCTGGGAATTAAAACCATAAAAGATTTGTTAATGCACTATCCCATGAGGTATGAAGATAGAAGACATTTTAAAAAGATTGCGGATGTACATTTTGAAGAGAAAGTTTGTATTGAGGGAAAGATTATATCAGTAGATTTAAAGAAGCCCAAAAAAAATATGGTTATTTTAAGAATATGTATTTATGACAATACCCAAAAGGCTTTTTTGACTGTTTTTAACAATCCTTATATACAAAGTCAGCTGACTATAGGAAGGACTATAAAAGCTTATGGTACGGCTAAAAGGATAAATGGGATATGCAATCTCAGTGCTCCTGAAATAGATTTTGACAATTACAGCAAAAAAACTGGAATAATATATCCAGTATATCCATTGACAAGAGGTTTATTTAATGATGAAATAATAAAGTCGATAAAGTGGGTATTGCAAAGCTTAAATATAAAAGAGCTAGAGTATCTTAATTCTAAATATAGGCAACAATTGAGGTTATGTGAGCTAGACGATGCAATAAAAAATATTCATTTTCCAAAGGATCCCCTACTCATAAAGGTTGCAAAATTCAGGCTGGTTTTTGATGAGTTTTTTTTGCTCAATATTGGCTTATCTAGCATTAAGCATGGGTTGGTTAAAGAACCAGGAATAAAGCATGAAAGCTCAGAAGAAACCAAATCTAAAATAGAAGCATTTGTAGAAGAATTGCCATTTGAGCTTACAAAAGCTCAGTCAAAAGTAATGCAAGAAATAACTCGCGATATGGCATCCCATAAACCCATGCAAAGACTGGTACAAGGAGATGTAGGCTCTGGAAAAACTGTAATTGCTATGATTGCGGCATATTATGCTTACATAAATGGATATCAATGTGCTCTTATGGCTCCGACTGAAATATTAGCGAAGCAGCATTACAATAATTTTTTAGATATATTTAAAAATACTAATGCAGAAATTAGACTGCTAACTGGAAGTACAACAGCAAAAAATAAAAGAATAGTTTATGAAGAGCTTTTAAATGGAAGCTGTGATATTGTAATTGGAACTCATGCTCTAATAGAAGATAAGGTTAAGTTTAACAACCTGAGCCTAGTAATAACAGATGAACAGCATAGATTTGGAGTGAGGCAAAGGAGCAAATTGCTACTTAAAAATCATCTTACAGTAGATATGTTAGTAATGACAGCAACCCCTATTCCAAGAACCTTAGCTTTTATTTTGCATGGTGATTTAGACATTTCTGTAATTGACCAGATGCCATCAGGAAGAAAGCCTATTAAAACCTTTGCATCAAAGAAGCAAGAGGCAAATAAGGTTTATGATTTTGCAAAACAAGAGATAGCTCTAGGACGACAGATATATATAGTGTGTCCACTAATAGAAGAAAGTGAAAATTTGGATATTCAAGCAGCAAATGAATTGTTTGAGACGCTATCAGAATCGGTATTTAAAGGATATAAGCTAGCACTTTTGCACGGGAAGATGAAAGCTCAAGAAAAACAGGAAATAATGGATGCGTTTTCAAGTGGAAGAATAGATGTACTCATATCGACAACAGTTATAGAAGTCGGAGTGAATGTGCCAAACTCATCTGTTATGATAATTCAAGATGCTCAGAGGTTTGGATTGTCACAGTTGCATCAGCTAAGAGGTAGAGTTGGAAGAGGAGAATATCAATCGTACTGTGTACTACTATATGAGGGTAAGAATAAATATATAGAGCAGAGAATGAAAATTATGCAAAATAGCAATGATGGTTTTGAAATATCACAAAAGGATTTGGAGCTCAGAGGACCTGGAGAATATTTTGGAACAAGACAGCATGGACTAGACAATTTTAAGCTAGCAGATATTTCGAAGCATATTTCCATACTTAATCTTGCCAAGGCTTTTGTAGATGAGGTAATGAACGAAGATCCAGAATTGAAAAATGAAGAAAACAAGGCTATAAAAATAGAATTAGATAAACGATTTAATAAATTGATGGGTTAA
- a CDS encoding DAK2 domain-containing protein: protein MSKIDAVLLKEMILSGANNLVNEKALIDKLNVFPVPDGDTGTNMSLTIESAVSELESSNINTITEIGKAITKGSLMGARGNSGVILSQLLRGFAKSIENKEELTIEDIALALDSAREVAYKAVIKPVEGTILTVVRQTAEEALKIYKNHKDMKFFLEELLEASNNSLNHTPELLKALKDANVVDSGGKGFVVFFEGLYRGFIGEPVKKDKSEKLAPALFEEEDIHIFEGELEFGYCTEFMVKTTKIIPEDFKKEIESYGDSLIVVGDDGLIKIHIHTNNPGEVMEKAINYGDLDRIKIENMRLQHEVRIEQNKDAKAEVVLESSRAEINKGFGIISVAMGDGLSKIMKDFGVDHIIEGGQTMNPSTKDFLEAIDKIEANDIFILPNNSNIIMAATQASEISTKNIKVIPTKTIPQGFQALMNMSLQSSFEDNLSSMTESIGYVKSGQVTFAVRDTSADGLEISKDDIIGIGEKKIVSAGKEVSAVTKMLIENLVDEDSEIISLFYGEDINEDEAESLIEELEEAYPDLDIELYHGGQPLYYYIISVE, encoded by the coding sequence ATGAGCAAAATAGATGCAGTTTTATTAAAAGAAATGATTTTATCAGGAGCAAATAACCTTGTAAATGAAAAAGCACTGATAGATAAATTAAACGTATTTCCTGTACCAGATGGCGATACTGGTACAAACATGTCACTTACAATTGAATCAGCTGTATCAGAGCTTGAAAGCTCTAATATAAATACGATTACAGAAATTGGAAAAGCAATAACCAAAGGCTCGTTAATGGGAGCTAGAGGAAACTCAGGTGTAATATTATCTCAGCTTTTAAGAGGATTCGCAAAATCTATAGAAAATAAAGAAGAGCTTACTATTGAAGATATAGCACTAGCACTTGATTCTGCGAGAGAAGTGGCATATAAAGCCGTAATTAAGCCTGTAGAAGGAACTATTTTAACTGTAGTTAGACAAACAGCAGAAGAAGCCTTGAAAATATATAAAAATCATAAGGATATGAAATTCTTTCTAGAGGAATTATTAGAGGCATCAAATAATTCACTTAATCATACGCCAGAGCTTCTAAAAGCTCTTAAGGATGCTAATGTTGTTGACTCGGGAGGAAAAGGCTTTGTTGTATTTTTTGAGGGCTTGTATCGTGGTTTCATAGGTGAGCCTGTAAAAAAGGATAAGTCTGAAAAGCTAGCACCAGCATTGTTTGAAGAAGAAGATATCCATATATTTGAAGGTGAACTTGAATTTGGATACTGTACTGAATTTATGGTAAAAACCACTAAAATAATACCTGAAGACTTTAAAAAAGAGATTGAAAGCTATGGAGACTCGCTGATTGTAGTTGGGGATGATGGATTAATTAAAATTCATATCCACACTAATAATCCAGGTGAGGTTATGGAAAAAGCTATAAATTATGGAGATTTAGATAGAATTAAAATTGAAAATATGAGGCTTCAGCATGAAGTTAGAATAGAGCAAAACAAGGATGCTAAAGCTGAGGTTGTATTAGAGTCAAGCAGAGCAGAAATTAACAAGGGCTTTGGTATAATATCTGTTGCTATGGGAGATGGACTTAGTAAGATAATGAAGGATTTTGGAGTAGACCATATTATAGAAGGTGGTCAGACTATGAATCCTAGCACAAAAGATTTCTTAGAAGCAATAGATAAAATTGAGGCAAATGATATCTTTATTTTACCGAATAACAGTAATATTATAATGGCTGCTACACAGGCTAGTGAAATTAGCACTAAAAATATAAAAGTTATTCCTACCAAAACAATACCTCAAGGTTTTCAAGCGCTTATGAATATGAGCTTACAATCTAGCTTTGAAGATAATTTAAGCTCAATGACTGAGTCTATTGGCTATGTAAAAAGCGGTCAGGTAACCTTTGCTGTTAGAGATACAAGCGCAGATGGGCTTGAGATATCAAAGGACGATATAATAGGCATAGGTGAAAAGAAGATTGTATCTGCAGGCAAAGAAGTAAGCGCCGTTACAAAAATGCTTATAGAAAATCTTGTAGATGAGGATAGCGAAATAATTAGCTTGTTTTATGGTGAAGATATCAATGAAGATGAAGCTGAGAGTCTTATAGAGGAATTAGAGGAAGCTTACCCAGATTTAGATATTGAACTATATCATGGGGGACAGCCTTTATATTATTATATTATTTCTGTGGAATAG